One Triticum dicoccoides isolate Atlit2015 ecotype Zavitan chromosome 5B, WEW_v2.0, whole genome shotgun sequence genomic window carries:
- the LOC119311473 gene encoding histone H4, producing the protein MSGRGKGGKGLGKGGAKRHRKVLRDNIQGITKPAIRRLARRGGVKRISGLIYEETRGVLKIFLENVIRDAVTYTEHARRKTVTAMDVVYALKRQGRTLYGFGG; encoded by the coding sequence ATGTCGGGGCGCGGCAAGGGAGGCAAGGGTCTGGGCAAGGGCGGCGCCAAGCGCCACCGGAAGGTGCTCCGCGACAACATCCagggcatcaccaagccggcgatcCGACGTCTGGCGCGTCGGGGCGGCGTGAAGCGCATCTCGGGgctcatctacgaggagacccgcggcgtgctcaagatcttcctcgagaacgTCATCCGCGACGCCGTCACCTACACGGAGCACGCCCGCCGCAAGACCGTCACAGCCATGGACGTCGTCTACGCACTCAAGCGCCAGGGGCGCACCCTCTATGGATTCGGAGGCTAG